From a single Pelodiscus sinensis isolate JC-2024 chromosome 4, ASM4963464v1, whole genome shotgun sequence genomic region:
- the LOC142829142 gene encoding uncharacterized protein LOC142829142: MAAAQPQAGPSDPTEEPPQQAHRGTKRRAPCWSTAEVNALLDLWGKEEALWDPKSRRSNAHIFSQMAQVLAVQGHPAWTLEQARAKMKDLRLTYVWASERGGRGSTACPHYHHLQRILGDRGQSPACPGGHSGGHPSGLTQGTRGGGRPVHGQGGGGRGQQPDPTILAQQKSGRVPGILRNCGTPCQRGTFQPHPTGAKDPGLITALPGPPPPAPLPRLHY, encoded by the exons atggcagctgcccagcctcaggCAGGTCCCTCAGACCCCACTGAGGAGCCACCCCAGCAGGCCCACAGGGGCACCAAGCGGCGGGCGCCATGCTGGAGCACCGCTGAGGTGAatgccctcctggacctctggggaaaggaggaggccctCTGGGACCCCAAGTCCAGGAGGAGCAATGCCCACATCTTCTCCCAGATGGCCCAGGTGCTGGCCGTGCAGGGACACCCAGCCTGGACCCTGGAACAGGCCCGGGCCAAGATGAAGGACCTGCGCCTCACCTACGTGTGGGCCAGTGAGCGTGGGGGCAGAGGATCCACTGCCTGTCCCCATTACCACCACTTGCAACGCATCTTGGGTGACAGAGGCCAGTCCCCTGCTTGCCCTGGTGGACACAGCGGTGGCCACCCCAGTGGTCTGACCCAGGGaaccagaggaggagggagaccagTCCACGGACaaggaggaggtggcagaggacagcagccagaccccaccaTCCTGGCCCAGCAGAAGTCAGGACGTGTCCCGGGCATCCTCCGAAACTG TGGGACCCCCTGCCAGCGAGGgaccttccagccccatcccaccGGCGCCAAGGATCCAGGGCTGATCACAGCCCTCCCAGGACCGCCACCACCTGCTCCGCTGCCACGTCTGCACTATTGA